Proteins co-encoded in one Fusobacterium sp. DD2 genomic window:
- the rpoZ gene encoding DNA-directed RNA polymerase subunit omega: MKKEIVYDELLERISNKYILTIVSGERAREIANGAPVLTKCSKKDTNVKKALREILDGKIGYEIVDTKVGE, from the coding sequence ATGAAAAAAGAGATAGTGTATGATGAATTATTAGAAAGAATTTCAAACAAGTATATTTTAACTATAGTTAGTGGTGAAAGAGCTAGAGAAATCGCTAATGGTGCTCCAGTACTAACTAAATGCAGTAAAAAAGACACTAATGTTAAAAAGGCTCTTAGAGAGATTCTAGATGGAAAAATAGGATATGAAATAGTTGACACTAAAGTTGGTGAATAA
- a CDS encoding DUF370 domain-containing protein codes for MKPLNIGFGNMVMGERVIAIINPDSAPSKRLRDEAKQQNRLIDATLGRKTKTLIITDSNHVIMSAINPETISARIEKGDKDE; via the coding sequence ATGAAACCACTTAATATAGGTTTTGGAAATATGGTTATGGGAGAGAGAGTCATCGCTATAATCAATCCAGATTCTGCTCCTAGCAAAAGACTCAGAGATGAGGCTAAACAACAGAATAGGCTTATTGATGCCACACTTGGAAGAAAAACTAAGACCCTCATAATAACAGATTCTAATCATGTTATTATGTCAGCAATAAATCCAGAAACAATATCAGCAAGGATAGAGAAAGGAGATAAAGATGAGTAG
- the gmk gene encoding guanylate kinase, translating into MSRGEKGHLYVVSGPSGAGKSTICRLVRKALGINLATSATTRAPREGELNGRDYYFLTKEEFIRKEKNGEFLEYATVHGNYYGTLKSEVESRLLHGEDVILEIDVQGGLQVKEKYPEAHLVFFKTATEEELEKRLRGRKTDSEETIQLRLKNSLKELEYEKYYEVTIINNTIEESCAALRKIIEEGRQ; encoded by the coding sequence ATGAGTAGAGGAGAAAAAGGACATCTGTATGTAGTATCAGGTCCAAGCGGAGCTGGAAAATCAACAATCTGCAGACTGGTACGCAAAGCACTTGGAATTAACTTAGCTACTTCGGCTACTACGAGAGCTCCTAGAGAGGGAGAGTTAAATGGTAGAGACTACTACTTTTTAACTAAGGAAGAATTTATAAGAAAAGAAAAGAATGGGGAATTCTTAGAGTATGCAACAGTGCATGGAAACTACTATGGAACTTTAAAATCTGAAGTGGAAAGTAGACTTTTACATGGAGAAGATGTTATACTTGAAATAGATGTACAAGGTGGACTTCAGGTTAAAGAAAAGTATCCAGAAGCACATTTAGTTTTCTTTAAAACTGCAACTGAGGAAGAACTTGAAAAGAGATTAAGAGGAAGAAAAACTGATAGTGAAGAGACTATTCAGCTTAGACTAAAGAACTCACTTAAAGAACTTGAATATGAAAAATATTATGAAGTGACTATTATCAATAATACAATTGAGGAATCTTGTGCTGCACTTAGAAAGATAATTGAAGAAGGAAGACAATAG